The Moorena producens PAL-8-15-08-1 genomic interval GACCAACTGGGGGGAATTCTAACCTGGAAACTGCGGGGAGAAGAAGCAGTTCGTGACAGTGGGGTTTCCTATACTATCATCAGACCTTGTGCTTTGACAGAAGAGCCGGGAGGTCAAGCCTTAGTGTTTGCTCAAGGAGATAATATCCGAGGTAAAGTAAGTCGGGAAGATATTGCTGAACTTTGTGTTCAGGTAATAGAGCAACCCAAGGCTTGTAATGTCACTTTTGAAGTCAAAGAGGCAAGTGATGGTTTGCGAGACTGGCAAACTCTTTTTTCCGATATCAATACCGACAGCAATTAAGTATAGGGTTTCTATCTAGGTTGTAAACACACTCATTGCCAAAAAAAAGGATTTAGAATTTAGAATTTAGAATTTAGAATTTAGAATTGGTAATTTAGAATTTAGAATTTAGAATTTAGAATTTCTTAATTCTTCATTCTTAATTCTTCATTCTTAATTCTTCATTCTTCCTAACTTGCCAGACGCTCTGATGCTTGAGATTTCATCAGGGTAACCAACTCTTGAAGTCCTCTTTTGACATGTCGCGTCACTGTCATCGGACTCACGCCAATTCGTTTGGCTGCCTCCTTGCGGGGGAGTTCTCGTAAGAAAACAAACTCTATAGCTGCCTGAGTTTTATGTTCTAGCTGACTCAAGGCACCGTGGAGCTGTTGTCGGTCTTCTTCCCAATAGTGTAAATTCTCTTCATAGTAATCTGGTAGAGTCTCTCCTAAAGTCATGGGTTGATCGACCTTCTGAGAAACCGTGGCATCCAAACTTAAAGGCAAACGATTTTGAACTGCCAACTTACTTTCCTGCCACTCTTGCAGTGATACATCCAAAGCCTTAGCAATTTCTTCATCTCTTGGGAAGCGTCCCAAGTTAGTTGCTAACTTTTTACTGACTCTTTTCCCTGCCTGCTGCAGTTCCTGCCATCGGCGAGGAATCTTGACCAGAGAACCCCTGTCGCGCAAGAAATGTAGCATTTCACCGCGAATGTAAGGCACTGCTAAGGAACTGAATGCACAACCTTGATGGGGGTCGAACCGCTCAATAGCACGAATCAAGCCGATGTAACCCATTTGCTCGAGGTCTTCATAAGGTTCAGCACACTTCTGGCTGACTATATGAGCAATCTTCCTCACTAACCCAGCATTTAATCTTACTATCTGATTGCGAAGTTGAATTGATGGATTTCGGTAATACGCAATCAGAAGTTCCATTCCTTGAAAACCAACAGACCCAATAGCCATTCTCAAAATATCCCAGAAGTGGAAACCTATTTACGACACGAGGCTTAGCCTAAGCAATTAATCTTCAACTCATTGTCATTAGAGATTCCCCTTTAGAACCATCGTCCTTTTACGGAAAAAACAAATTACCGTTTTTCTGTTCTCTGTACAATCACGCAGATTGGAAAGCCAAGATAGTGAAAAATTGCTATAGGGTCTTAAATGTGGTATAATATATAAGCTAAATGATGGGCAAGTTGAAAGTTGCAAAAAGTTGCAACTTGCAAAAAGGATAACTAGTACTCTGTCAATTTAGTTTTGAGGGTTAGGGCAAGGTTAATCTAAGCATTCAGCTATCAGCCAAGGCGAAGGTCAAAGGCCAAGGGCTTTTCCCCAGACTTTCAATTCTCTAAAATCTCGAACTATTAAATTATGATTAAATTATCCCGTTTGCCCATTGCCCATTGCCCATAGGCGCACGCTACGCAAACGAGGTTTATTTTAAGAATGATAGCTGACTGCGGTAGGCTGAATGCTTAAAGGTTAATGGTGTTAGGTGTGAGCTATTAGATATTAGATGTTAGGTATTAGGTATTAGGG includes:
- a CDS encoding RNA polymerase sigma factor SigF; translated protein: MAIGSVGFQGMELLIAYYRNPSIQLRNQIVRLNAGLVRKIAHIVSQKCAEPYEDLEQMGYIGLIRAIERFDPHQGCAFSSLAVPYIRGEMLHFLRDRGSLVKIPRRWQELQQAGKRVSKKLATNLGRFPRDEEIAKALDVSLQEWQESKLAVQNRLPLSLDATVSQKVDQPMTLGETLPDYYEENLHYWEEDRQQLHGALSQLEHKTQAAIEFVFLRELPRKEAAKRIGVSPMTVTRHVKRGLQELVTLMKSQASERLAS